The Ramlibacter sp. PS4R-6 nucleotide sequence GCCCATCGCCGCGACGTTGGCCGGCAGGTCGAGCGGCGCGTCGCCTTCCGCGACGGCGCAGCCGACGATGAGCGCGCTGGCGCGCCCGCCGAGTTCGCGCATCGCGGCCAGCAGCACGTCGACGCCCTTTTGCGGATCGAGCCGGCCGACGAACAGCACCTTCAGGCCGGGCCCGGGCCACGGCGAGACGCGCCGCGCCACGGCGGGCGCGCGGTCGACGATGCCGTTGCGCACGACGGTCATCTTCGCGCCGCGGATGCCGGCCTGGCGGCCGCGGTCGTAGTCCATGCGCGAGACGCAGACCACCTGCCGGCACAGGCGCGACAGGCCGCGCTCGAGCCAGCGGAACACGCGCAGGTGCGCGGGCGCGCCGCGCCGCTCGAATGCCCACCCGTGCGCGCAGTAAATGACCGCCGGCGCGCCGCCCCACAGCCACAGCAGCGGCCGCAGCGCCGCACCGGCGAAGGTGGAATGCAGGTGCACGACCTGCGGCCGCCAGCGGCGCACCGCGCGCAGCGCGACGAACGCCATGCGCAGCGTGCCGGCCGCGCGCCCAGCGCCGGCCGGAAAGGTTTCCAGCCACTTCGGCAGCAGGCCGGGAAACGCGGCGGCGTGTTCGGCGGGCAGCACCGCGCGCACGCAATCCGCGCCGTAGAGGGCCGCCTGCGCGGGCATGATCTCCTCGAGGTAGCTGCCCACGCCGCCCTGCGCGGTCTGCGCGACGTGCAGCACCTTCAGGCCCGGGTGCGGGATG carries:
- a CDS encoding glycosyltransferase, yielding MNAHIPHPGLKVLHVAQTAQGGVGSYLEEIMPAQAALYGADCVRAVLPAEHAAAFPGLLPKWLETFPAGAGRAAGTLRMAFVALRAVRRWRPQVVHLHSTFAGAALRPLLWLWGGAPAVIYCAHGWAFERRGAPAHLRVFRWLERGLSRLCRQVVCVSRMDYDRGRQAGIRGAKMTVVRNGIVDRAPAVARRVSPWPGPGLKVLFVGRLDPQKGVDVLLAAMRELGGRASALIVGCAVAEGDAPLDLPANVAAMGWLAREDIESLYAGADVLAMPSRWEGLPMVALEAMRAGLTVVAARVGGIPEAVEHGVTGLLVDPDSPTQLAAALASLDEHSRRRLGAHGRRRYEERFQVARVVGELDTLYRAQAAP